accatggtcgggtagaaccgcgacagcatctcggtcacctgccgagatctcagcgactctacgtcggctgggaggaggatcccctaacacaacctcctcgcaaggttgtggtgggccaacgccgacgctccttcggggtaATGTGCGCTCGGCGGCACAGAGCGGCTCCCCGATCTCGCTTCctccgcggggtccatcggggctttcccccgatcagcggCCCCGACCGAAGGAACTGGCAGCGAGGGGACActtgagttcgacccggcgccccccgtcgcgccaacggacgccgccggacgatgttcggtttcccgaacatcatccggctccacccgcaccggcgaagccgccgatgttCCCTCGGCCGCCTCCTCAACCGGCCTCTCCTCCGTGTGAGCAGTCGGAGCCACGAGGGCTATTacaggctccgactggtcggtcgccgacgccttgacggtcggcgccgctggagcaggtttcttcggggggcgcgaaggaccggcccccgatgctggcctcttccttgtcgcgaaccgccgaatctcggcgtctgtcggccgcatccttggaggtgtccctgcaataccgacaaaaatGTTAAAGACCGGACCAAGAGCCGAATGAAAAGAaagaccgggggatcgggcgatacctattcgggggaccagactcaagccggcatcatagagagcttgttcggtaacaagctccctctacttcgggaccgacatgtctttcagtcggtggaagtcctcccggtcgtccgcctccacccggctgttgtcgttggcttcggttcggggcacaccccagcgggaagggaagccccaaggagatgaggaagaaacaaaaaagaattggttcttccatccatgaatggatgatggaagaccggtgatgaaggcaagacccttccgggggttgaagagccaccaccctcgggctttagggtggggtcggagcacaaagaatgcccgaaagagtgaaacgcgagggttggtcggcaagagctgacacaacagcgcgaaggagATGATAAGACGGACgaagttcggcgccagttgcgccggacagagtctgtaataatctaataaattccggacgaactccggaattggaagccgaagacccgcgcgaaggtcttcgacatacagcgccagatcgtcgggcggagggctgttaacccgaccgttggcccctggagcagagagccgaaactgctctgggatgcgatattgctcccgaagccgatcgacattcggccccgaaagtgaggaggcctcatcttccggagccgatcgggagtcgtcggtcgggttccccgaccgagctccctgagtcggattcctggtcattgcaccggaaccgaatgaagaagaagaaagagaagaagaagaagaagaagaagatgggaccacgaaccagatgaATCCCTCCggaagcaagaaagctctgcctgcgacgactgagaaattgcccggacagagtttctccAGCAAAATGGCAAGTGTGGGTCATAGGtctgggaggtcctatatatatagggccgaccgacggccgagatgcttccgcTCCGACCGAAGGCCCATAGATgcacgacgcgtggcgcccgccggttggcggaggattcggcgcgccccgtcccaggacggccgcaccgcccacattaaatgcGGAGGGCGCCGGCCAACTACcctcgacacgcggcacgcgggggcgcggttccgcatttatgcgcccgcgccgattcgcattcccgatgggacgcctgacagcggcccacaCTCCCGCGATCGACGCCGAATATCCGGTcatctgacgccgtatcgtccgacgcccgatcttctgacaccgacgtaacgtctgacgacgacaacgtctgacgacgacaagacgcgacgtctgacacctgacgccgacgtgacttctgacaccgactagacatcCGGATCGCTTGAAATTTATGAGGCATCTGGCATCGGATCAGCCGGTGGTACAGTCGGATCTACGCaaacgacaaatccactcccagtcgtccggggtTGCTGCCCGAacgaaagcatcggccagctcaccacccgacttaggagtggaggggggcaactgttgggggatacccgccgaccgaccgactaacggcccgaccgaccgactggcggcccgaccgactaacggcccgaccgaccgactggcggcccgaccgaccgactgacgactccgacggacgactccgaccgaccgattgtcggtcggggcgaccgactgacggatgccatcaccggctaattatcgactcacgaccgactgaggatacgtCGGACGCACCTttccccgaccgactgaacccagaggtccgatggccgactcacgaaaggctcgccgaccaacggaggggcccgacaccattcagctggccaccgactttgggttggtcggctcctccaaccgccgtacagccgtcagaccttgtcagctctgacacagaCATACGGcacggttacctaggggcattatcccgccgaGGACATTGTCAAccttggtgatttgacagccacactgcgacatgacattttcacggcgaccctgacagtccacagtgagttgacagttcctcacttgtccgcgccattaatgacggcgccataccgtgctccactatataaaccggggaaggcaacagtgcaagggatcgatccgctccgtctctcccacctCTCGACTCccaaaaacacaggctcgctcctctccctctctctctctctcgataagagctctctgtctacatttcactgttgcccagtcacctctctgacttgaccgtcggagggtccccgtcggagccgcctccggtcagtgcggacttcattttgcaggtgcacgcttcccggcgatcggacgacgaggcgattggccgcaacaagtttGATTCATGGAATGAAACTTTCTTATACCATTTTATTTCCAATAAAATGTGTGGTGGGAAACTTGCCAACAACTTATTAACTCAATGATTAATTTAAATGGTCACGTTTTGGTCATGTGAAGTGTCATATGTAATGCAGTGATCATCTATAGTCCATTAAAAAATCCATTGCTATTGAAGCAGCAGGAAAGAAAACGTTGTTACTGTCCCAATAACGGCAAAAGAAgacaagaagagagggagagagagagagaaggacatGGGATCAGCTGGGTTGAAAGAAAGAgcgagagagaaggagaggaggggagACACGTTTCGAGTGGTGAGTGGTAGAATCTTGCTCTTTATCTACTTCCAAGAGATCGACCTCAGCTTTGGCAGCTTCAACTACAGTTCGGTGGATTGGAGAGGAGAGAATTTTGGGATAGATAAGATATATGCACTTGTCCGCACCCTCTCGTCTCTTCCACAGCATCACCACCAGCCAACCACTATTAGAGGCCTCTACTTCTGCCCATTTAGTGGGGTGGTCCCATGCATTAGATTGCTTGATTCGTTGACCACCCATCGTCACTTAAGTTTCAAGGGATAAATATTGAATAGTGTGGAACATGGATTGCACTAGATGAATGGTGTGAGGATGGCCACGTAGAAGTACTTATCAATGGCTACTTTCTCATAATATATACCTCTTGTACATAGAGCAGCATAATTTAGTAAGCATTATTACATTAATGCAAAAGCATGGTTTTCGTTGGGGCGCAGATTGTTTGTTTCTAACAAAACTAGATGGTTCCCATTATTTGGATTTCTCTATGTTTATGATCAAGACATCAAGATATCttggttattatttttttttaaaaaaaacctcCAATTTTCTGCACTGAATTAGATACATGAGCATTTAAAGATCCTAGCTTGATGCATGATAATATTAGAATTTATAAGGAGATCCTTAACTTCTGAACTCACTTTCTTTGCTAGAATCCTAAGAACCTTAATGTAAATTTTGCGCCTGTTTCTATCTAGACAAAGAAATGGCTCCATGGATATAGATTGTTTGGGTCTTGGGAATCGGATTTTCAAGGAGTGGATTCCTCTACAATGCCAATGGTGATTGTCCAAAGAGAATTTGCTTTATATAATAGTTCAGTAAGATATATAAAAGTTGCTGAAAGGAAAATTGCACCCAACTCAacgaattcaaaataattttgataggcACAGAATTGATGATCTCATAAAGATGAAATATCATTAGTTTTCCATTTAGTGATCCCACATTTGATTTAGCTTTCATGCACTACCTTATGGACCTCCAATGAGATTTACGCGTACCTAATCCAATATCAGGTCAAAAAAGACCTTAACGTTTCTTGACGTAGAGGTTTTCCAAACTCTTATCTCCTTTGCAAGTGAAACTAGTTAATGTGAAAGAGATGCTTCAATGAATGAGAAATAAGAGAGACAATTGTTGGGCGTACTATCTACATTCTATAACACCTATTTTTATATTTGCCGACATCAACTATTTACCATGGTCAAAGTGTACGCACCACCAAAACATAATGAGTGCTTTGTTTGTCTTTATAACAAAGGCAAACACATTATGGCTCTAGTAGATGTCAAGCTCATAGCAATAGTGATGTGTCAAAGAGAGGGAGTGCCATGCACTAAAACTCATACTGCCTGAATAATTGTAGTTAACTCATCTCTCTTATGTCTATTAAATCAAGATTATTACAAAATTCTCATTATGGTAACTGGATATGATGTGTTTGGCCCAATCATATGTATGACCAGCAAGGTTGAACGCTTCTACACTGGTGGATTATTTGACAATTTTCTTAGAAACTTGAGAGTTTCAGTGTTATCCCGACCTATCATTCGGTAGATAAGGTAGTTCAGGATCTAAGTCTTACTTTCATTATttaatagttttagatctgatttcataTTCTATATTCTCTTGATTTGTTTTAATCGTGCAAGGCCCTCATCATGGTTGAGATTTCGATTTGTTGATATCATGCAACtcttgatatgatatatataaaaaTGTCTGTCTCTGTTGGCTTATTTAAGATATTGAATGATATTATATATTCATATCAAACAATATCTTTAAGTTATTTTGAAAATGAATTTTAACTAATAACACTTGAAATCAATGCTTTAGTACAGTTCTCAATTTTATATTTACTATATCAATCAAGATATTCATTTCTCGGTCTGAAGATATTAATCTAAATCTTGAAAAATCAGGATTCTTTCCAAATTTTTCTGCTTACTATATTGGCCAAGATAAATTGAGATGTCAGTTTATTTTGGTTTCCGCACTCCAAACATAACTAAGATATCCATATACGAAATGCCatgagtaattttatttttagtcaaattttcaaaaataataaaacttGATCAAGCAAGTTAACTTGGGTTGGGACAGCAAAGTTGTAAAACGCACTAAGTTGGTTAATGCATAacttaaaaatatcaaattcaaatgAATGAAGTTCTAAAGATGATGAAGAATTTGCATAGGGGCAGAATAAGAATATTAATGAGCCAGATCCAATCATGTACTTACGATCAACTTAAGCAGCCAATAATTTGAGCGAAGGAAGGTAACACCAACATCATAGTGGAGCATATTCAAGCCAAGCCAAGCCAAGCCTATTCCAAGTCACCAAGTGCTTCCACAACGATACATGGGAATGACGTGGCACCCAAGGATGGTTGGGTGCATAAGTGGGTTTTCTCGGCACCGGTCTAATTAGTCACAAACATTAGGTTTAGAAAACAAAGTTTATAGACTTTGACCACACCAATACCTCCACAATACGATCAATTAAAACACACCATCTTGGCAGTCCCACTCATTGATATAATATTAGTTTTACTTGACCTAGTGCCTTTGATCCACCACCTTATGGTGATTTGTTGGCCAAGtttgagaaagagaaagaggtgAATGGGATGGTTCTATGTAGACCATAGGTTGTGTATGTGAAATGGAAGGTAGTCACGTTTCCGAGAGGAGAAGCAGTCCCTCTCCCTCCCACTAAGAGACAAAAGTAAAGCAGGTGAGGGGAGCATTTAGGTTGAACAAATGTTTTTTTttgggggcaaaaaaaaaaaaaagagcaagaagaagaaaaaggtaagGGAACGTCCCTTTAGTCATTCAACGAGGGGGGCGCCTTCCTTTTGTCTTGAAGCGTTGGCGTCGTCTTCACGCAGGAAACCTTTGTCTCCTCCCAATTCTACTATTCTTTCGTCCCCTGTTTGTCCACCATCTTTGAAGGCTTTGCATTTAACTCCCTCTACAGTTTTGATATTACAACATATGTGGTGTCGTTGTTCTAGAACTTGGCATTCAACTTATGTGactcatgtaattttttttttttttttaaattcggaGGCAggatgggaagaaatattggcgAAATCAGAACTAAGATGAGTGAAATCGAAattaaatatatttcatattcaATCAGATTGTCCATTATGCTAATTAGTATGTTCATGTGATTTATGCAACATACACTTCCAAAGTAAATACTATTGAATGAATAGTTAGAACTTTCTAATTAAATAACATTGAAGATTAAATATTTTGAGAGGAGCGAATAGTTTATTAACAGTAGTATaagcaaatttttatattttcataactCTAGAATGTAGTATTGGGCTCATGTAATTCACCTAAAATATTACTGAACAAATGGTTGTgattccatgaaaaaaaaaaatttgatattagAAGCTTTTCCATATGACCGTGGCCAGCTATGCACCggatttgcatattttttttccttaaaataTGATACTCTTGATAGAATGCAACAACATTGAAGTCAAGAAATGTGTATAAATTAGATCATTTGCTAAAAGAGCTATACTACTTATCATAGTCAAGTTTATTTGATCAAAGAAAATTTAATATAAACGGTTGCGGACAAGAACTTGGCCCATCGTTCTGATCCATGGGTCTCACAGTTTTGCCTTTTAAAAAAGACCTTATATGAAAaggatttttttctccttataagcaCGAATCctccttgactcacaaccgatgtgggactgaCTATTGGTgtcctccacattattagaaccacaatagAGCCATCCAATCAAGAGAGACTTCAATGTGTACGGTCCGAGAAACCTCACAGTTAGCTGAGGCGGACCTCGATCCCTTTCTAACGAGCCATTATTGCGGATAAGGGCTCGATCCGTTAcgtgaagtattgtccgctctgatTTATGGGCctcatgattttattctttaaaagatgcctcatgtgagaaagatttttttctctttatgaaCGTGAGTctccttgactcacaatcgatgtggaaCTATTGGTATCCTccatattattagaaccacaatataaactattaattttttatgaaataaatatCGAATATGAACatagatattattttttcataaaatatcaataaaaattttctatattaCATGAATTTTGAGGACTTATATATAATTATCAAAAGATAAGCAAGTTTCATATATCAGCTAAGTTTTCTAGCGATTCATATCCAAAAGTTCATTTTCCTCTTATTATTGTATATAAACCCCTTAAGCTCattatacatacgtacatatgccATCATTATATATCATGATAATAATTCAAATAATCACTTGCAACGATGCAAACCCATCCTTAAAAAGCTATTCTAAATATAACATACAGTGACAAGTCATTTCCGATGTTTAACAACTTAGATGCCACTTTACCATATAATTCCAAAACAAGGAACAGACACCTATGTCTATGGTTGGAAGTGAAGGAAGACAGAAAGTATAGTATGAGAAAAGAGAAGGCAACAAACAAGCCCAATCAAGTAGGTCGATCATGAGAAAGTTAGATCATTACCTCTTTTGGCTAACCTAAAATGTTTGATTTGTACTAATTTACGAGGACCAACATGCAAATATGACTATTGGAATCTACATGGGAATAGGATAGTGTTTAGGGTCTACATGCATAAACCTCAAAGAGGGAGAGAGATATTGATCAAGACATTAAACCACGGAGATAAGGGGGATGGGCGGGCCCCAcgtctcagtttatttttcagcCGCCCCGTTTTGtcgtctcctccctctctctcttctttctccctctaCCTCTTTCTCTGTCCCTTTGCGTTTGACTCCTCTCCTCCGCCCTTTCCCCCCTACCTCGCGTGCTCTTCTCTACCTTCTCCTTCTTTTTatccttctcctcctcccctcACTCTCGCTCGCatcgccctctctctctctctctctctctctctctctctcttgtgtcTCTGACGATTCCCGTGAGTTCCTCTCCCTTTCCCCCGTGCTGGGATCTTTAAAGGCCGCTCCTTTCGGCGAGATTGGTCTTGGAACGGAGAGGATTCGATGAGGAAGAGGTGCCCGGCTTGAGATAGAGAGAGATGCGGTGGGGTTTCGACCTCTAGAGCCCTTGTCATGAGTAAAGGCGCCATCTTTCTTGGGTTTTGCTGCTCTTCTTCGGTTTATTCGTCTTCTTGTAGCTCTTTTTAGGTCCCGTTTCCCCATGGCTGGAAGCAACGAGGTTAACGCTAACGAATCCAAGGTATTGTCTCCCTCTTCCCCCGTCTCTCTCTCCACCTCCTCAATCTATTTCCTTTTTGTTGCGAAATTGATGCAAAAATTTGATCGTTTTGTGTGCTCGAACTTTTGATAGGTTTTCTCGTCGAAAATTCTGATATTAGGGTTTTAAGATTGGTTACAAATTTTGGGGTTCTGTTTTGAATTCTTGGAACCCTGTTATCGGAGCTCGGATTGTTTCCAGTCTGATTCCTTTTTGCCCTGTAGGGTTTCATTTTCTTCTCTGATGATTtcttttaattgttaaacatctaATTACATAGTGAAAATAAAGCCTTGATATCACAGGGCACTCGCAAAACCGAGAAAGTTTAAATCTTTATCCACATTCTTTTCTATTCCTTCCAGGGAAGGAGAAAAGAAGGAAGGAGAAAAGAGGACAAAAAAACAGAAACAAAGACAGAAAACCCTTTTAATCTCCATGTTGTCTTTATCTCTTTCTTAAATTCCAAAATTTAAAgggaaaaaaatacaaaattttcAGGGTCTTCCTTCTCATGGAAcaaaaagtttgaattttgattccTTAATTCTCCTTTAGTTCCTCTATACATAGAAGAGATAAAAAGTAACCCCAAGGCCCTCCTAATCTCTTTCTTGTTTTgggttttttctctttttttgcctACAGATGGTGGTTCCCCTCAACACATGGGTCCTCATCTCCAACTTCAAGCTGGCTTACAACATGCTTCGCCGCCCCGACGGCACCTTCGACCGCCACCTTGCTGAATTCCTCGACCGCAAGGTCCCTGCCAATGCCTTCCCTGTCAATGGAGTAATCTCCTTCGATCTCCTTATCGATCGCGCAACCAATCTCCTTGCCCGAATCTACCGCCCTGCTCCCACGGCCCCCCCCGACTCCCACAGACCATCCCTCCATGCTGACCTCCAATCCCCCCCATCCCCTGACCCTTTCCCTGTAATCATCTTCTTCCATGGTGGCAGCTTCGCCCATTCCTCCTCCAATAGTGCCATCTATGACTCCCTTTGCCGCCGCTTTGTCTCCCTCTGCGGCGCCGTCGTCATATCGGTGAACTACCGCCGATCACCGGAGCATCGGTATCCCTGTGCCTATGATGATGGGTGGACTGCCCTTAAATGGGCCTCCACCGAGCCGTGGCTCCACAGCGGTAAGGATGCCAAGCTCCGGGTTTTCCTCTCAGGGGATAGCTCTGGTGGGAACATTGCTCACCATGTCGCCGTGAGGGCTGCTGAATCGGGAATTGAGGTCTCCGGGAACATTCTCCTCAACCCAATGTTTGGTGGAAATCAGCGGACCGAATCGGAGAACACATTGGATGGGAAATACTTTGTCACGGTTCAGGACAGGTACTGGTATTGGAAGGCATTCCTCCCGGAGGGGGCGGATAGAGACCACCCTGCTTGCAATCCCTTTGGTCCCAATGGAATGAAGCTCGAAGAGTTACCATTCACAAAAACCCTTGTGACGGTGGCAGGATTGGATCTCACCCGGGATTGGCAGCTGGCTTATGCCGAAGGGCTCGAGAAGGCTGGCCATGATGTCAAGCTTGTCTATCGTGAGCAGGCCACTATTGGCTTCTACTTCTTGCCTAACACAGACCATTTCTATGAAGTAATGGAGGAGATAAAGAACTTTGTCAGTTCTAACTGTTAGTAAATACGATGCTCTTCATACCTTACCTACAGATACATAgacctatctatctatctatccatctccctctctctctctctctctctctatatatatatatatatatatatatatatatatgtcagaAGCTTGACTTATATTACTCAGAGCTTGGTTTAGTAGTTCTACGCAGTATGATGGGTGATGTAGTGCAGGTTATGAGATTCCTGCATGAGACTCCTGCAATCTTCTGCTGCTTCTGCTGCTTTCTTAATGTGGGTAGAGGCATGCATGCACATGATTCCAGAGAAGTCGCTATtcttgctagaagttgtttggtttgATTTTGGTTTTGTGGGTGGACAAAAGCTGCTTGCATTTGATGATGAGGAGAATCTCACGAAACTGTTTGTGTCTGAATTCTGGATCACACGTAACTTGGTTTGTGAAAGTAGTGCTGTTTTTGACCTTTGTACTAACAGTCTTCAGTTGTGCCTGATCCAATTCCACAAATATGGTGAGGTTGGAAGATGCTTCTGAAACAATAGGTGACTTGGTCTGCGGAAGAAACACGGGTTTTTCTTCCACCGGCTGACTGTTTGCTCCAGTGGTATCCATTGGTGTCTGTTCGGTGCCATGTG
Above is a genomic segment from Elaeis guineensis isolate ETL-2024a chromosome 1, EG11, whole genome shotgun sequence containing:
- the LOC105032167 gene encoding gibberellin receptor GID1C, whose amino-acid sequence is MAGSNEVNANESKMVVPLNTWVLISNFKLAYNMLRRPDGTFDRHLAEFLDRKVPANAFPVNGVISFDLLIDRATNLLARIYRPAPTAPPDSHRPSLHADLQSPPSPDPFPVIIFFHGGSFAHSSSNSAIYDSLCRRFVSLCGAVVISVNYRRSPEHRYPCAYDDGWTALKWASTEPWLHSGKDAKLRVFLSGDSSGGNIAHHVAVRAAESGIEVSGNILLNPMFGGNQRTESENTLDGKYFVTVQDRYWYWKAFLPEGADRDHPACNPFGPNGMKLEELPFTKTLVTVAGLDLTRDWQLAYAEGLEKAGHDVKLVYREQATIGFYFLPNTDHFYEVMEEIKNFVSSNC